One stretch of Priestia megaterium DNA includes these proteins:
- a CDS encoding amino acid permease, producing the protein MIEGQQQTNELKKTMKSRHLFMISLGGVIGTGFFLGTGYTISQAGAIGAILSFIVGGFIMYLTMLCLGELAVAMPVSGSFQTYTTKFIGPGVGFAFGWLYWLGWAVTVALEFLSAGQLMQRWFPDSPVWIWCAIFALLLFSLNALSAKAFGEAEFWFASIKVLAIILFIVLGGAAMFGFLPLSNGDSAPLFSNYTAHGVFPHGISAVLITMITVNFSFQGTELIGVAAGESENPDKTVPRAIKQTVWRTLVFFVLAVAVLAGMIPLEKAGVVESPFVVVFDQIGIPYAADIMNFVILTALLSVANSGLYAATRMLYSLSKDNMASSAFMKVNKRGVPMNALLLTLGIALLSLLSGFFAQETVFVWLISAAGLGAQIGWITIAASLLAFRKRYINQGGQIEDLKFKVPLYPVLPLIALVLNTIVLGSMAFDAEQRMALYVGIPLALLFYAYYHARVKKKVDLSISRQEVQLKDDKKVIL; encoded by the coding sequence ATGATAGAAGGACAACAGCAAACAAATGAATTAAAAAAGACGATGAAAAGCAGGCATTTGTTTATGATTTCGCTCGGCGGGGTTATCGGTACAGGTTTCTTTTTAGGAACAGGATACACGATTAGCCAAGCAGGAGCGATTGGAGCTATCCTTTCGTTTATCGTAGGTGGCTTCATTATGTACTTAACAATGCTTTGCTTAGGGGAGCTTGCAGTAGCAATGCCAGTTTCCGGTTCGTTTCAGACATATACAACAAAATTTATTGGCCCTGGTGTTGGTTTCGCTTTTGGATGGTTATATTGGTTGGGCTGGGCTGTAACGGTTGCATTAGAATTCTTGTCAGCAGGTCAGCTTATGCAAAGATGGTTTCCTGATTCTCCTGTATGGATCTGGTGTGCTATATTTGCGCTTTTATTATTCTCATTAAATGCACTGTCAGCTAAAGCGTTTGGTGAAGCGGAGTTTTGGTTTGCCAGCATTAAAGTGTTAGCTATTATTTTATTTATCGTGCTTGGTGGAGCTGCTATGTTTGGTTTTCTTCCATTAAGTAATGGAGACAGCGCACCGCTTTTCTCTAATTATACGGCTCACGGCGTGTTCCCTCACGGAATTAGTGCCGTGTTGATTACCATGATTACAGTTAACTTCTCATTCCAAGGTACGGAGCTCATTGGTGTAGCGGCTGGGGAAAGTGAAAACCCAGACAAGACTGTACCAAGAGCAATTAAACAAACGGTATGGAGAACGCTTGTATTTTTTGTACTAGCTGTAGCTGTCTTAGCGGGTATGATTCCGCTTGAAAAAGCAGGCGTAGTTGAGAGTCCATTTGTTGTTGTATTTGACCAAATTGGTATTCCATATGCAGCAGATATTATGAACTTTGTTATCCTAACGGCACTGTTATCTGTAGCTAACTCAGGTCTTTATGCAGCAACGCGTATGCTGTATTCATTGTCAAAAGATAACATGGCAAGTTCAGCTTTCATGAAAGTAAATAAACGCGGTGTGCCGATGAATGCCCTGCTTTTAACATTAGGCATTGCGCTTTTATCTTTACTTTCAGGATTCTTTGCTCAAGAAACAGTATTTGTATGGCTCATTTCTGCAGCGGGTTTAGGTGCACAAATCGGCTGGATTACGATTGCTGCATCACTGCTTGCATTTAGAAAGAGATATATAAATCAAGGAGGGCAAATCGAGGATTTAAAATTTAAAGTCCCTCTTTACCCGGTATTACCTTTAATCGCGTTAGTATTAAATACGATCGTGTTGGGAAGCATGGCATTTGATGCAGAACAGCGAATGGCACTGTATGTCGGTATTCCACTAGCGCTGCTGTTTTATGCTTATTATCATGCACGTGTAAAAAAGAAAGTTGATTTATCTATCAGCCGTCAAGAAGTGCAGCTTAAAGACGACAAAAAAGTAATTTTATAA